The following coding sequences are from one Bradyrhizobium sp. WSM471 window:
- a CDS encoding polysaccharide deacetylase family protein, whose translation MWSALQGRVSNRLARHFRAAPHRLPAHAPMVSFTFDDAPDSAAGEGAGLLEQHGGRGTFYLAGSLVDRPSDHWHGLSNDAIVRLHRAGHEIACHTFSHLSAVNLDEAAMAREIARNRSHFRGIDSSITLENFAYPYGIASVWRKPQLAKTFRSARGILPGVNRDVIDLQFLRASPLVDCEIDIAGVDRYFDEAVGSGGWLIFYGHDVANVPSPYGCTPELMRHALRAAGKRNMPIVTVAEALRRIGA comes from the coding sequence GTGTGGTCGGCACTCCAGGGACGCGTGAGCAATCGGCTGGCCCGGCATTTTCGCGCCGCGCCGCACCGGCTGCCCGCGCATGCGCCCATGGTGAGCTTCACCTTCGACGATGCCCCCGATAGCGCCGCAGGCGAGGGCGCCGGGCTTCTGGAGCAGCATGGCGGCCGTGGCACGTTCTATCTCGCCGGCAGCCTGGTCGATCGTCCCTCGGACCATTGGCATGGCCTGTCCAACGACGCCATCGTGCGGCTCCACCGGGCCGGCCACGAGATTGCCTGCCACACCTTCTCGCACCTGAGTGCGGTCAATCTCGACGAGGCCGCCATGGCCCGCGAGATCGCGCGAAACCGCAGCCATTTTCGCGGCATCGATTCCTCGATCACGCTGGAAAATTTCGCTTACCCCTATGGCATCGCGTCGGTATGGCGCAAGCCGCAGCTCGCCAAGACCTTCCGCTCGGCGCGCGGCATCCTTCCCGGCGTCAATCGCGACGTCATCGACCTCCAGTTCCTGCGCGCCTCGCCCCTGGTGGATTGCGAGATCGACATTGCGGGCGTCGATCGCTATTTCGATGAGGCGGTCGGGAGCGGCGGATGGCTGATCTTCTACGGTCATGACGTCGCCAACGTGCCGAGCCCGTATGGCTGCACGCCGGAGCTGATGCGCCATGCGCTGCGGGCGGCCGGGAAGCGCAACATGCCGATCGTGACAGTCGCGGAAGCGCTGCGAAGGATAGGGGCGTAG
- a CDS encoding efflux RND transporter permease subunit has product MKSFNLSDWALSHRSLVWYFMIAFMAAGLFAYLQLGRQEDPDFTIKTMVIQAQWPGASPEEVTRQVTDRIEKKLEELESLDYTKSVTVAGQTTVFVYLRDSTKAADVKPTWIRVRNMIADIKGDFPQGVIGPGFNDRFGDVFGNIYAFTSDGLNQRQLRDQVEDVRAKVLTVADVGKVDILGAQDEVIYLEFSTRKIAALGLDVHAIMSSLQGQNAVAPSGVFQEGPERISVRVNGQFTSEASLKAVNLRINDRFFPLTDVATITRGYADPAKTLFRYNGEPAIALAIGMKSGANLLHFGEALKREMARITADLPVGVGVHLVADQPIVVEHAVSGFTEALFEAVIIVLGISFLSLGMRAGLVVAIAIPLVLAITFVVMAYAGISLQRISLGALIIALGLLVDDAMIAVEMMVARLEIGDPLEKAATHVYTSTAFPMLTGTLVTVAGFIPIGLNNSNAGEFTFTLFVVIAVSLIVSWIVAVLFTPLLGVTILPARMKGHHEKKGRVAQLFARLLLFCMHHRWATIGVTVAAFLLALFGMNFVPQQFFPSSDRAELVIDWNLPQNASIADSDGQMARFEREQLRGNNSVDHWSTYVGIGSPRFVLSFDVQTANSWFGQMVVVTKGGIKARDQVKARFEDYLKKTFPGTDTYVKLLEVGPPVGRPVQYRLSGPDIAKVRDLSQKLAGIVRSNPDLGNVVFDWMEPARVVKVDVLQDKARQLGVTSEDIATTLNSVLEGTPITQVRDSIYLVNVTGRATAPERASIDTLRDLQLTGLGGQSVPLGAVANLRYELEQPTIWRRARIPTITLKAGIVGDVQPKTIVDQLAPKLADFSKALPAGYSVKLGGSVEESAKSQAPIVAVVPLMLFVMATVLMIQLQSFHRLFLVFAVAPLAVIGVVMALLPSGAPLGFVAILGVLALIGILVRNSVILIVQIEDLRKEGRAAWDAVVEATEHRMRPILLTAAAASLALIPIAREIFWGPMAYAMMGGIIVGTLLTLLFLPALYVAWFQIQPDQGDPSPTHEFTSSMHELSSPEMISVPKPVPVLEPQI; this is encoded by the coding sequence ATGAAGTCGTTCAACCTTTCCGACTGGGCGCTCAGTCATCGTTCGCTCGTCTGGTATTTCATGATCGCCTTCATGGCGGCGGGCCTTTTCGCCTATCTTCAGCTCGGGCGGCAGGAAGATCCCGACTTCACCATCAAGACCATGGTGATTCAGGCGCAGTGGCCGGGCGCTTCGCCTGAGGAGGTGACGCGGCAGGTCACCGACCGGATCGAGAAGAAGCTCGAGGAGCTGGAATCGCTCGACTACACCAAGAGCGTCACCGTTGCGGGCCAGACCACCGTCTTCGTTTATCTGCGCGACAGCACCAAGGCTGCCGACGTCAAGCCGACCTGGATCCGGGTCCGCAACATGATCGCGGATATCAAGGGTGACTTTCCGCAAGGAGTGATAGGGCCGGGCTTCAACGATCGCTTCGGCGACGTGTTCGGCAACATCTATGCGTTCACCAGTGACGGCCTGAACCAGCGACAGCTGCGCGATCAGGTCGAGGACGTCCGGGCCAAGGTCTTGACAGTGGCCGATGTCGGCAAGGTCGACATCCTGGGCGCGCAGGACGAGGTGATCTATCTCGAATTCTCCACCCGCAAGATCGCGGCTCTTGGTCTCGACGTCCACGCCATCATGAGCTCCCTCCAGGGGCAGAATGCGGTTGCGCCGTCCGGGGTGTTCCAGGAGGGGCCCGAGCGGATCAGCGTCCGGGTCAACGGCCAGTTCACGTCCGAGGCGAGCCTGAAGGCGGTCAACCTGCGCATCAACGATCGCTTCTTTCCCCTGACCGACGTCGCTACCATCACGCGCGGTTATGCCGATCCGGCGAAAACCTTGTTCCGGTACAATGGCGAGCCGGCGATCGCGCTCGCGATCGGTATGAAGTCCGGCGCCAATCTGCTGCATTTCGGCGAGGCGCTGAAGCGAGAGATGGCGAGAATTACGGCCGACTTGCCGGTCGGCGTCGGCGTTCACCTCGTCGCCGATCAGCCCATCGTCGTCGAGCATGCCGTGTCCGGCTTCACCGAGGCGCTGTTCGAGGCCGTGATCATCGTTCTCGGCATCAGCTTTCTCAGTCTCGGCATGCGCGCCGGACTTGTCGTCGCGATCGCGATTCCACTGGTGCTCGCCATCACCTTCGTCGTGATGGCCTATGCCGGCATTTCGCTGCAGCGAATTTCCCTTGGCGCGCTGATCATCGCGCTGGGCCTCCTGGTCGACGATGCCATGATTGCCGTGGAAATGATGGTCGCGCGGCTCGAGATCGGCGATCCCCTGGAAAAGGCAGCAACGCACGTCTACACCTCGACCGCCTTCCCCATGCTGACGGGCACGCTGGTGACCGTCGCCGGCTTCATTCCGATCGGGCTCAACAACAGCAATGCGGGCGAATTCACCTTCACGCTGTTCGTCGTCATCGCCGTTTCGCTGATCGTCTCCTGGATCGTCGCGGTGCTGTTCACGCCGTTGCTCGGCGTCACCATCCTGCCAGCGAGAATGAAGGGCCACCATGAGAAGAAGGGGCGCGTGGCGCAGTTGTTCGCGCGTCTGCTGCTGTTCTGCATGCATCACCGCTGGGCCACGATCGGCGTCACGGTCGCGGCTTTTCTGCTGGCTCTGTTCGGCATGAATTTCGTGCCGCAGCAGTTCTTCCCGTCGTCCGATCGAGCCGAGCTTGTGATCGACTGGAATTTACCGCAGAACGCGTCGATCGCCGATTCCGATGGGCAGATGGCGCGTTTCGAGCGCGAACAGCTTCGGGGCAACAATTCCGTCGATCACTGGTCAACTTACGTCGGCATCGGTTCGCCGCGCTTCGTCCTGTCCTTCGACGTCCAGACCGCAAACAGCTGGTTCGGCCAGATGGTGGTCGTGACCAAGGGCGGCATCAAGGCGCGCGATCAGGTCAAGGCACGGTTCGAGGACTATCTGAAGAAGACGTTCCCCGGGACCGACACCTACGTCAAGCTGCTCGAAGTCGGCCCGCCCGTGGGGCGTCCCGTGCAATACCGCTTGAGCGGGCCTGACATCGCCAAGGTGCGAGATCTCTCGCAAAAGCTTGCTGGCATCGTGCGAAGCAATCCGGATCTCGGCAACGTCGTGTTCGACTGGATGGAGCCGGCCCGCGTCGTCAAGGTCGACGTGCTCCAGGACAAGGCGCGCCAGCTCGGCGTGACCTCGGAGGACATCGCTACCACCTTGAACTCCGTGCTCGAAGGCACGCCGATCACCCAGGTGCGCGACAGCATCTATCTCGTCAATGTCACGGGGCGGGCGACCGCGCCGGAACGCGCGTCCATCGACACGCTGCGCGATCTGCAATTGACCGGGCTCGGCGGTCAATCCGTGCCGCTCGGCGCCGTGGCCAACCTGCGTTACGAACTCGAGCAGCCGACGATCTGGCGGCGTGCGCGGATCCCCACCATCACATTGAAGGCCGGGATCGTCGGCGATGTGCAGCCCAAAACGATCGTGGATCAGCTCGCGCCGAAGCTGGCGGACTTCAGCAAAGCGCTGCCGGCGGGCTACTCGGTCAAGCTCGGCGGCTCCGTGGAGGAGAGCGCCAAGAGCCAGGCACCGATCGTGGCCGTCGTTCCGCTCATGCTCTTCGTCATGGCCACAGTCCTGATGATTCAGTTGCAGAGCTTCCATCGCTTGTTCCTGGTGTTCGCGGTCGCGCCGCTCGCCGTCATCGGCGTCGTCATGGCGCTGCTGCCGAGCGGTGCCCCGCTTGGCTTCGTCGCCATCCTCGGCGTGCTCGCCCTGATCGGCATCCTGGTGCGCAATTCCGTGATCCTGATCGTCCAGATCGAGGATCTCCGGAAGGAGGGGCGGGCGGCCTGGGACGCGGTGGTGGAAGCGACCGAGCATCGCATGCGGCCTATTCTGTTGACTGCAGCGGCCGCAAGTCTCGCGCTGATTCCGATCGCGCGCGAAATCTTCTGGGGCCCGATGGCCTACGCGATGATGGGCGGCATCATCGTCGGCACGCTGCTGACGCTGCTGTTCCTGCCCGCGCTGTATGTGGCCTGGTTCCAGATCCAGCCCGATCAAGGCGACCCATCCCCAACGCACGAGTTCACGTCGTCCATGCACGAGTTGTCTTCGCCGGAAATGATCTCTGTGCCCAAGCCGGTGCCGGTTCTCGAACCTCAGATCTAA
- a CDS encoding efflux RND transporter periplasmic adaptor subunit, with product MNPRYLKHSQTGPAERLLKPLGGFALALVVTALGGCDDHAAIAPARAAFVRTEIAQPRDRQSSITLTGEVQPRCRADLSFRVSGRVIARYVEVGTHVKAGEVLALLDPAEQEADVDAAAAAVLAGESQLRVAKATFERQKALIASGFTTRTTYDQAQEGLRTAEGVLEAAQAQLGTSKDALSYTALRAEADGVVTARSLETGQVVQAAQPVLSLAQDGERDVVFDVYESIFLGTADGRSVSLALVSDAGVTASGHVREVSPAVDARSSTIRVKVTIENPPAAMTLGSAVAGTVKLEAERQIALPWSALMATGTRPAVWTVDPATRAAALKPVTISGYEAGEVLIKAGLDPGERVVVDGGKLLSVGQPVTYEGDPS from the coding sequence ATGAACCCGCGCTATTTGAAGCACTCCCAGACCGGTCCAGCCGAACGCTTGCTGAAGCCCCTCGGCGGCTTCGCGCTGGCGCTTGTGGTAACCGCGCTCGGCGGCTGCGATGATCACGCCGCCATTGCCCCCGCGCGCGCCGCCTTCGTGCGCACGGAAATCGCGCAGCCGAGGGATCGGCAATCCTCGATCACCTTGACTGGTGAGGTCCAGCCTCGCTGCCGCGCCGATCTGTCGTTCCGTGTCAGCGGACGGGTGATCGCGCGCTATGTCGAAGTCGGGACCCACGTCAAGGCCGGCGAAGTGCTGGCCCTGCTGGATCCCGCCGAGCAAGAGGCCGATGTCGATGCCGCCGCCGCCGCTGTCCTTGCCGGAGAATCCCAACTGCGTGTGGCGAAGGCGACTTTCGAGCGCCAGAAGGCGCTGATCGCAAGCGGATTCACCACGCGCACGACCTACGACCAGGCTCAGGAGGGATTGCGAACTGCGGAAGGCGTGCTTGAAGCGGCACAAGCGCAGCTCGGAACCTCCAAGGACGCTCTCAGCTACACCGCGCTGCGCGCCGAAGCCGACGGCGTCGTCACCGCGCGCAGTCTCGAAACTGGTCAAGTCGTACAGGCTGCACAACCGGTATTGTCCCTGGCGCAGGACGGGGAGCGAGATGTCGTCTTTGACGTCTATGAGTCGATCTTCCTCGGTACTGCCGACGGCCGCAGCGTTTCGTTGGCACTGGTCTCCGATGCGGGCGTGACCGCAAGCGGCCACGTTCGCGAGGTTTCGCCGGCCGTCGACGCCAGAAGTTCGACCATTCGGGTCAAGGTGACGATCGAAAACCCGCCTGCCGCAATGACGCTTGGAAGCGCCGTCGCGGGCACCGTGAAACTAGAGGCCGAGCGGCAGATCGCATTGCCCTGGAGCGCATTGATGGCGACGGGCACCAGGCCTGCGGTCTGGACCGTCGATCCGGCAACGCGGGCCGCCGCGCTGAAGCCGGTGACTATCAGTGGCTACGAGGCCGGAGAAGTCCTGATCAAGGCGGGTCTCGATCCGGGCGAGCGCGTGGTCGTCGACGGCGGCAAGCTTTTGAGTGTGGGCCAGCCCGTGACTTATGAAGGAGACCCCTCATGA
- a CDS encoding sensor histidine kinase yields the protein MSSPDPDRPQRGILLRELRHRVDQGIATAIDLVSAAVVRAEGAEAKAALSDVVELLHGHAELHRALAMPRGEALNDAATYIGRLGCALRRSLLERMGIRLAFTTESLPLQSERCWRLGLIVHDLIVNAAKHAYFDARSGEIKVKLSRTGSVANCVVLDNGSRPARVVLGRELQISNALAKELGGRIEHGYAAEFTSVVLSFHLSERERQASWSMATRRMRSPRSLKLRSSATAGLNSGLSDQIEPSAAMRTDPNSSSARPNEPDSSSRGPDVLGNLLSPSHRMDAL from the coding sequence ATGTCGAGCCCTGACCCGGACCGTCCACAACGCGGCATCCTGCTGCGCGAGTTGCGTCACAGGGTCGATCAGGGAATCGCCACGGCAATCGATCTGGTCTCGGCTGCGGTTGTCCGGGCCGAGGGGGCCGAAGCAAAGGCCGCCTTGAGCGACGTGGTCGAGCTGCTGCATGGGCACGCGGAGCTGCATCGGGCGCTGGCCATGCCGCGGGGCGAAGCCCTCAACGATGCCGCCACATACATTGGCAGACTTGGCTGCGCTCTGCGCCGGTCCTTGCTGGAGCGAATGGGAATCCGGCTGGCGTTCACCACCGAGTCCCTCCCGCTCCAGTCCGAGCGATGCTGGCGGCTTGGCCTGATCGTCCACGACCTCATCGTCAACGCAGCGAAGCACGCCTATTTCGACGCGCGTTCCGGCGAGATCAAGGTCAAGCTGTCGCGCACCGGCTCGGTGGCGAACTGCGTCGTGCTGGACAACGGCTCGCGGCCGGCGCGGGTGGTTCTGGGTCGCGAGCTCCAGATCAGCAATGCCCTTGCCAAGGAGCTCGGCGGACGGATCGAGCACGGCTACGCCGCCGAGTTCACCTCCGTCGTTCTTTCGTTTCACCTGAGCGAGCGGGAGCGCCAGGCGAGCTGGTCGATGGCGACGCGCCGCATGCGGTCGCCTCGCTCGCTGAAACTCAGATCGTCCGCGACGGCCGGCTTGAACTCCGGCCTCTCGGATCAGATCGAGCCGTCGGCCGCAATGCGAACGGATCCCAATTCGTCGTCAGCACGTCCGAATGAGCCGGACTCCTCCAGCAGGGGCCCGGACGTTTTGGGCAATCTACTGTCACCCTCTCACCGCATGGACGCGCTATGA
- a CDS encoding amidase family protein, translating to MAKKTATRKKSAAKKAAKTSTKKSAVRKSKVAKAATKPVKQAALRKSSAPRRPKGPAWQWSAVETAAAIRSGAISAVETVEAHLERMRAVNPRLNAVVVDLSEEALAAAHAADKRRAKGGELGLLHGVPITIKENVDYEGRPNFNGVPANKDLIAPSDSPVVRNLKKAGAVVIGLTNTPEFSFRGFTDNPLHGLTLNPWDPDITCGGSSGGAGSAVAAGIGTIAHGNDIGGSLRWPAHCNGVATIKPTQGRIPAFNASATAERPMLAHLMSAQGPLARHVADVRLALEVMSQRDPRDPWWVPAPLVGPKPKGPIKVALARIPEDMDVDPHVAAALRQAADHLERSGYRVSEVDVPDIDGVWQTWCDIITNETVVMQEAGMLKVTSEDFHKAWGGMKAKANVLDLKAWMQATAARNGHIRAWQLFFEEYPVVLAPTTVKPTPSPREDTVSPERVREIFWGEIRFISAINVLGLPGAVVPVAVHDGKPIGVQLIAGRYREDLALDAAAAIEKRAGVLAHRLWEQMD from the coding sequence GTGGCGAAGAAGACGGCGACCAGGAAGAAAAGTGCTGCGAAGAAGGCAGCGAAGACCTCCACCAAGAAAAGCGCCGTGCGCAAAAGCAAGGTTGCGAAGGCTGCAACCAAGCCGGTCAAGCAGGCCGCTCTGCGCAAATCATCGGCACCACGCCGCCCAAAGGGTCCGGCCTGGCAATGGTCGGCGGTCGAGACCGCAGCCGCAATCCGCTCCGGCGCCATCTCCGCGGTCGAGACCGTCGAGGCGCATCTGGAGCGGATGCGGGCCGTCAATCCGAGGCTGAACGCCGTCGTCGTCGATCTCTCGGAGGAGGCGCTGGCTGCGGCGCATGCGGCCGACAAGCGGCGCGCCAAAGGCGGCGAGCTCGGCCTTCTGCATGGCGTACCGATCACGATCAAAGAGAATGTCGATTACGAAGGCCGTCCGAATTTCAACGGCGTTCCCGCCAACAAGGATCTCATCGCTCCGTCGGATTCGCCCGTGGTGCGCAACCTGAAAAAGGCTGGCGCGGTCGTCATCGGCCTCACCAACACGCCGGAATTCTCCTTCCGCGGCTTCACCGACAATCCCTTGCACGGACTGACGCTCAATCCCTGGGATCCGGACATCACCTGCGGTGGCTCCTCGGGCGGTGCGGGTTCGGCGGTCGCCGCCGGCATCGGCACCATCGCGCATGGCAACGACATCGGCGGCTCGCTGCGCTGGCCGGCGCATTGCAACGGCGTTGCGACCATCAAGCCGACGCAGGGGCGTATTCCGGCGTTCAACGCGAGCGCAACCGCCGAGCGGCCGATGCTGGCGCATCTGATGTCGGCGCAGGGGCCGCTCGCCCGCCACGTCGCCGACGTCAGGCTCGCGCTGGAGGTGATGAGCCAGCGCGATCCGCGCGATCCCTGGTGGGTGCCGGCGCCGCTGGTGGGTCCGAAGCCGAAGGGGCCGATCAAGGTCGCGCTCGCCAGGATTCCTGAAGACATGGACGTCGATCCGCACGTCGCGGCGGCGTTGCGTCAGGCCGCCGATCATCTGGAGCGTTCCGGCTACCGTGTCAGCGAGGTCGATGTGCCCGACATCGACGGCGTCTGGCAGACCTGGTGCGACATCATCACCAACGAGACCGTGGTGATGCAGGAAGCCGGCATGCTGAAGGTGACGTCGGAAGACTTCCACAAGGCGTGGGGCGGCATGAAAGCCAAGGCCAACGTGCTCGACCTCAAGGCCTGGATGCAGGCGACCGCCGCGCGCAACGGTCATATCCGCGCCTGGCAATTGTTCTTCGAGGAATATCCGGTGGTGCTGGCACCGACCACGGTGAAGCCGACGCCTAGCCCGCGCGAGGACACAGTCAGCCCCGAGCGCGTGCGCGAGATCTTCTGGGGCGAGATCCGCTTCATCTCGGCGATCAACGTGCTGGGCCTGCCCGGCGCCGTGGTGCCGGTGGCAGTGCACGACGGCAAGCCGATCGGCGTGCAGCTCATCGCCGGGCGCTATCGCGAGGACCTCGCGCTCGATGCAGCGGCCGCGATCGAGAAGCGCGCCGGCGTGCTCGCCCATCGGCTGTGGGAGCAGATGGACTGA
- a CDS encoding O-acetylhomoserine aminocarboxypropyltransferase/cysteine synthase family protein, translating to MRNETIAIHAGYEPEATTHAVAVPIYQTAAYAFDSADHGAALFNLETEGYRYSRIANPTSAVLEKRIAELEGGVGALAVATGQAALHFAFVNVADHGGNIVSVPQLYGTTHTLLSHILPRQGITGRFAESDKPEAIEKLIDENTRAVFAETIGNPAGNVCDIEALAKIAHAHGVPLIVDNTVATPILLKPFDYGADIAVHSLTKFLGGHGTTLGGAIVDSGNFPWAKHADRFPGYNKPDASYHGLVYAERFGKTAYIERARSIYQRTMGSVLSPFNAFLLLQGIETVALRMERHCENARKVAEFLRKDPRVAWVNYTGFPDSPYYPLVQKYLDGNASSLFTFGIKGGMEAGKSFYDALKLITRLVNIGDAKSLACHPASTTHRQMSAEQQRAAGVLPETIRLSIGIEHCQDIIEDLDQALEKACPSARLQAAE from the coding sequence ATGCGCAACGAGACGATCGCTATTCACGCCGGCTACGAGCCCGAAGCCACCACGCACGCGGTTGCCGTGCCGATCTACCAGACCGCGGCCTACGCCTTCGACAGCGCCGATCACGGCGCGGCGCTCTTCAATCTCGAGACCGAAGGCTATCGCTACAGCCGCATCGCCAATCCGACCAGCGCGGTGCTGGAGAAACGTATCGCCGAGCTCGAGGGCGGCGTCGGTGCGCTTGCGGTTGCGACCGGGCAGGCCGCGCTGCATTTCGCCTTCGTCAATGTCGCCGACCACGGCGGCAACATCGTTTCCGTGCCGCAGCTCTACGGCACCACGCATACGCTGCTCTCGCACATCCTGCCGCGGCAGGGTATCACCGGCCGCTTCGCCGAAAGCGACAAGCCCGAGGCGATCGAAAAGCTGATCGACGAGAACACCCGTGCCGTGTTCGCCGAAACCATCGGCAATCCCGCCGGCAATGTCTGCGACATCGAGGCACTGGCGAAGATCGCGCATGCGCATGGCGTGCCGCTGATCGTCGACAATACCGTAGCAACCCCGATCCTGCTCAAGCCGTTCGACTACGGCGCCGACATCGCCGTGCATTCGCTGACGAAGTTTCTGGGTGGCCACGGCACCACGCTCGGCGGCGCCATCGTCGACTCCGGAAATTTCCCCTGGGCCAAGCACGCCGATCGCTTCCCCGGCTACAACAAGCCGGACGCCTCCTATCACGGCCTCGTCTATGCCGAGCGCTTCGGCAAGACGGCCTATATCGAGCGCGCGCGCAGCATCTATCAGCGCACCATGGGTTCAGTGCTGTCGCCGTTCAACGCCTTCCTGCTGCTCCAGGGCATCGAGACCGTCGCGCTGCGCATGGAGCGCCACTGCGAGAATGCCCGCAAGGTCGCCGAATTCCTGCGCAAGGATCCGCGCGTGGCCTGGGTCAACTACACCGGCTTCCCGGACAGTCCCTATTATCCGCTGGTGCAGAAATATCTCGACGGCAACGCGTCGTCGCTGTTCACCTTCGGCATCAAGGGCGGCATGGAAGCCGGCAAGTCCTTCTATGATGCGCTGAAGCTGATCACGCGCCTCGTCAATATCGGCGATGCCAAGTCGCTGGCCTGCCATCCGGCCTCGACCACGCACCGGCAGATGTCGGCGGAGCAGCAACGGGCCGCCGGCGTTTTGCCGGAAACGATCCGCTTGTCGATCGGCATCGAGCATTGCCAGGACATTATCGAGGACCTCGACCAGGCTTTGGAAAAGGCCTGCCCGTCCGCGCGCCTCCAGGCCGCGGAGTAG
- a CDS encoding homoserine O-succinyltransferase produces the protein MTILIDRDQAISSPALVPAEGDLTREHGDAELTIGLINNMPDPALKATERQFMKLLQAAAGPRRIRFHCFSLPSVKRSPEAKWHVESEYSELTELRRHKFDGLIVTGAEPIAPELDQEPYWRDLTELIDWAKFNTRSTIWSCLAAHAAVLHLDRIERRPLATKCHGIFDCEAVTSDPLTRAAPAPLKVSHSRLNEIAESDLAQAGYQVLTRSAKAGVDIFVRQYASRFVFFQGHPEYDALSLQREYLRDIGRYLARERDYYPHLPVSYFDASTEEKLVRFEKQARHQRHPALSNELPALNLRADIAAGSAAAALFRNWLQYLGAETDASVLAR, from the coding sequence ATGACGATCCTGATCGACAGGGATCAAGCCATATCGAGCCCGGCACTGGTGCCGGCAGAGGGCGATCTGACGCGCGAGCACGGCGACGCCGAGCTCACCATCGGCTTGATCAACAACATGCCGGATCCGGCGCTGAAGGCGACCGAGCGGCAGTTCATGAAGCTGCTGCAAGCCGCTGCAGGTCCGCGCCGCATCCGCTTTCACTGCTTCTCGCTGCCCTCGGTGAAACGTTCGCCGGAAGCGAAATGGCATGTCGAGAGCGAATATTCCGAACTCACCGAACTCAGGCGGCACAAGTTCGACGGCTTGATCGTGACCGGCGCCGAGCCGATCGCGCCCGAGCTCGACCAGGAACCGTACTGGCGCGATCTCACCGAGCTGATCGACTGGGCCAAGTTCAACACGCGCTCGACGATCTGGTCGTGCCTCGCCGCGCATGCCGCGGTGCTGCATCTCGACCGGATCGAACGGCGGCCGCTCGCCACCAAATGTCACGGCATTTTCGACTGCGAAGCCGTGACCAGCGATCCGCTGACGCGGGCGGCGCCTGCGCCCCTCAAGGTCTCGCATTCGCGTCTCAACGAGATCGCCGAGAGCGATCTCGCGCAGGCCGGCTATCAGGTGCTGACGCGTTCGGCAAAGGCCGGGGTCGATATCTTCGTCCGGCAATATGCCAGCCGCTTCGTGTTCTTCCAGGGCCATCCGGAATATGACGCGCTGTCGCTTCAGCGTGAATATCTGCGCGACATCGGCCGTTATCTCGCGCGTGAGCGCGACTATTACCCGCATTTGCCCGTGAGCTATTTTGACGCTTCGACGGAAGAGAAGCTGGTCCGCTTCGAGAAACAGGCAAGGCACCAGCGCCACCCCGCGCTCAGCAACGAACTGCCGGCGCTGAATTTGCGTGCCGATATCGCTGCCGGCAGCGCCGCGGCGGCATTGTTCCGGAACTGGCTGCAATATCTCGGCGCGGAGACCGACGCGTCGGTGCTTGCCCGTTAG
- a CDS encoding efflux RND transporter periplasmic adaptor subunit, with product MTSRAIIVATPLACALALAGCQQETKAPESVRPVQSVLLEADHADAAVAVGVIEPRYKTDLGFRVLGRLTSRPVYVGDLVSEGQTIGIIDSTALELAVRAAKGQLAKAEAQFATVRATEERQRTLITTEATTKQTLDNAEQARAGAEATVAHEQANLTKAIEQLGYSQIKADFAGVVTAIGAEVGQVVSPGQSVVTIARPDVREAVVDIGEDFPLPLEVGLPFTVSLQLVPAVQVEGSIREIAPQADPVTRLRRVRIALRNPPDNFRLGATVTAKLDKQQGPVLRLPASAVLAKDGANFVWTVDPRDSTASLQKIDVVADQSGARVTGGLPPGVRVVTAGIHSLKQGQQVRIAQDDKP from the coding sequence ATGACGAGCCGCGCAATCATTGTGGCGACCCCGCTTGCATGTGCGCTCGCGCTTGCCGGTTGCCAGCAGGAGACCAAGGCGCCGGAGTCCGTACGGCCCGTCCAATCGGTGCTTCTCGAGGCGGACCACGCAGACGCTGCCGTCGCAGTGGGCGTTATCGAGCCCCGCTACAAGACCGATCTCGGCTTCCGCGTGCTGGGACGCCTGACGAGCCGTCCGGTCTATGTCGGCGATCTCGTTAGCGAAGGTCAGACGATCGGCATCATTGACTCGACGGCTCTTGAGCTCGCCGTTCGCGCGGCCAAAGGTCAGCTTGCGAAGGCCGAGGCGCAGTTCGCCACCGTCAGGGCGACGGAGGAACGGCAGCGGACGCTCATCACCACCGAAGCCACCACAAAGCAGACGCTTGATAACGCCGAGCAGGCGCGTGCCGGCGCCGAAGCAACGGTGGCGCACGAACAGGCGAATCTGACCAAGGCGATCGAGCAGCTCGGTTATTCGCAGATTAAGGCCGACTTCGCCGGCGTGGTCACCGCGATCGGGGCGGAAGTCGGCCAGGTGGTGTCCCCCGGCCAAAGCGTGGTGACGATCGCAAGGCCGGACGTTCGCGAGGCTGTCGTCGATATCGGCGAGGACTTTCCGCTGCCGCTGGAAGTCGGCCTGCCATTCACGGTCAGCCTGCAGCTCGTGCCGGCAGTTCAGGTGGAAGGCAGCATTCGCGAGATTGCGCCGCAAGCCGATCCGGTGACGCGCTTGCGCCGGGTCCGCATTGCGCTGAGGAACCCGCCTGACAATTTCCGCCTCGGTGCAACCGTCACGGCAAAGCTCGACAAGCAGCAGGGCCCGGTTCTGCGCCTGCCAGCCTCCGCGGTGCTCGCCAAGGACGGCGCGAATTTCGTCTGGACGGTCGATCCGCGCGACAGCACCGCCTCGCTGCAAAAAATCGACGTGGTGGCCGACCAGTCGGGCGCACGCGTCACCGGCGGTCTGCCTCCCGGCGTGCGCGTCGTCACCGCCGGCATCCACAGCCTCAAGCAAGGACAGCAAGTCCGCATCGCACAGGATGACAAGCCATGA